In Rana temporaria chromosome 3, aRanTem1.1, whole genome shotgun sequence, a single window of DNA contains:
- the ETFRF1 gene encoding electron transfer flavoprotein regulatory factor 1 produces MANPLRGEVVKLYKNLLYLGREYPKGEIYFKERLKRAFIKNKDVTDPEKIKELIVRGEFVVKEIEALYYLRKYRAMKQRYYEESPK; encoded by the exons ATGGCCAATCCTCTGAGGGGAGAGGTAGTGAAGCTCTATAAGAAT CTTTTGTACCTCGGACGGGAGTATCCAAAAGGGGAAATCTACTTCAAGGAGCGCCTGAAAAgggcctttattaaaaataaagatgtCACCGACCCCGAGAAGATTAAAGAACTCATTGTTAGAGGTGAATTTGTTGTTAAAGAGATCGAAGCTCTATATTATCTGAGAAAGTACCGAGCCATGAAACAGCGCTACTATGAGGAAAGCCCCAAGTGA